A window from Pseudomonas frederiksbergensis encodes these proteins:
- a CDS encoding EAL domain-containing protein, translating to MESLTLDVISRLGRRLLPQSLRAQFTLAFLTLALLILASGATAVYALRTSNNATRQLTDERLVRMQNGQDMLQRTLLIERQTDQLLTTRSPDTLRSSYAATVEQLEALDRLVQQLTAANSGVAILDMHQSSQMFRNTANIVAQLRESLLQTEVTFAQTMEDHTARLTATQARASLELAVLLFDLPQAVDSDAVQRLRTRYERLSRTAGNLTDANVQTPDLFSLRLRLINQQNVIQRVNEELKNEAGVLVAVARAQSSAYTEDYREALQRLVEASNRSQQWVLIMLGASLVFAWFVTRVFMGRHVLMRLNEISRQLRQEHTDKTHLMMAEHGKDEIGNMARAVNQFLRDRLQLEKRTVQLSIATERLALQNSRLEQEAVIRAGQRHVLELIARSTELAEVLDSLAHLVESQLEGMMVSILLLDEDGKHLLHGAAPSLPTAYNQLIDGIAIGPNVGSCGTAVYRREPVIVTDIELDPLWEEYRSAAAPYGFRACWSTPILSHERKVLGTFALYSNTVRSPSSTETRLIDMATPLAGIAIERQLTEKRIRYMGDHDALTGLPNRTLLEDRLKQAMLYAQRYDRLVTVVFLDLDKFKLVNDSLGHSAGDELLKTVAQRMQECVRRTDTVVRLGGDEFVIILFDQPSDLDGVTPALHKIQEAILRPIQLSGHTLHVTCSMGLATYPADGSDTDTLLSNADAAMYRAKELGRNSYQFYTSEMNNKVQGKLVMQDGLRNALNHDEFLLLYQPQVDLRSGQIIGVEALIRWQHPELGMVSPIKFIPQAEETGLIVPIGDWVIHTACRQNKAWQDAGWPPITMSVNISARQFVERDLIERVMHALQETGLNPKYLELELTESLIMQDLQQAISKMKELQAMGISLSIDDFGTGYSSLAALKSFPIARLKIDQSFVRDLPDNENDKAIATAVISLGHTLNLKVIAEGVETEEQQTFLRENGCDEIQGHVFSTAVCAEEISLLLRTPRSPQPSRMASPDSVKRKRDANRPSSPISRH from the coding sequence ATGGAATCCCTGACATTGGACGTTATTTCCCGGCTCGGACGCCGGCTGTTGCCGCAATCGCTACGCGCACAGTTCACCCTGGCGTTTCTGACGCTGGCGCTGCTGATCCTGGCGAGTGGTGCAACGGCGGTCTATGCCTTGCGCACATCGAACAACGCCACCCGCCAGCTGACGGATGAACGACTGGTCCGCATGCAAAACGGGCAAGACATGCTGCAACGTACCTTGCTGATCGAACGCCAGACCGATCAGCTCCTGACGACCCGCTCCCCGGACACCTTGCGTTCAAGCTATGCGGCGACCGTCGAACAGCTTGAAGCCCTCGATCGACTGGTGCAGCAGCTGACTGCCGCGAACAGTGGCGTGGCGATACTCGACATGCATCAGTCGAGTCAGATGTTCCGCAATACCGCCAACATCGTCGCGCAGCTGCGAGAAAGCCTGCTGCAAACCGAGGTCACCTTCGCGCAAACCATGGAGGATCACACCGCTCGGTTAACCGCGACTCAGGCCCGGGCCAGCCTGGAACTGGCGGTGTTACTTTTCGATCTGCCGCAGGCTGTTGACAGTGATGCCGTGCAACGGCTGCGGACCCGATATGAACGCCTGTCACGCACCGCAGGCAATTTGACCGACGCTAATGTGCAAACGCCCGATCTCTTCTCCCTGCGCCTGAGACTCATCAATCAGCAAAACGTCATACAGCGCGTTAATGAGGAGCTGAAGAATGAGGCTGGGGTTCTGGTCGCGGTGGCCCGTGCGCAATCCAGTGCATACACCGAAGACTATCGAGAAGCTCTGCAGCGTCTGGTCGAAGCTTCAAATCGCAGCCAGCAATGGGTGCTGATCATGTTGGGTGCCAGCCTGGTGTTCGCCTGGTTCGTGACTCGGGTCTTCATGGGCCGTCATGTGCTGATGCGCCTGAATGAAATAAGCCGGCAATTGCGTCAGGAACACACTGACAAAACGCATTTGATGATGGCGGAACATGGAAAGGACGAGATCGGCAACATGGCTCGCGCGGTGAATCAGTTCCTCAGGGACCGGCTTCAGCTGGAAAAAAGAACGGTCCAACTGAGTATCGCCACAGAGCGGCTCGCCCTGCAGAACAGCCGATTGGAGCAAGAAGCCGTCATCCGCGCCGGGCAACGTCACGTCCTGGAGCTGATCGCCAGGAGCACCGAGCTTGCAGAGGTCCTCGACAGCCTGGCGCATCTGGTGGAGTCCCAGCTGGAGGGGATGATGGTGTCCATCCTGTTGTTGGACGAGGATGGCAAGCACTTGCTGCACGGGGCGGCCCCCAGTTTGCCGACAGCCTATAACCAGCTCATCGACGGGATTGCGATCGGTCCGAACGTCGGTTCATGCGGCACCGCGGTGTATCGACGAGAGCCGGTCATCGTCACGGATATCGAGCTGGATCCGCTGTGGGAGGAGTACCGTTCAGCCGCTGCACCCTATGGATTTCGCGCCTGCTGGTCGACGCCGATCCTGTCCCATGAGCGAAAGGTATTGGGGACGTTTGCCTTGTATTCCAACACCGTCCGCAGCCCCAGCTCGACCGAGACGCGACTGATCGACATGGCGACACCGCTTGCCGGCATTGCGATAGAACGCCAGCTGACCGAAAAGCGCATTCGCTATATGGGCGACCATGACGCGCTGACCGGGCTGCCGAATCGCACACTGCTCGAAGACCGTCTCAAGCAGGCAATGCTGTATGCCCAGCGCTACGACCGCCTGGTGACGGTGGTGTTTCTCGATCTGGACAAATTCAAACTGGTCAATGACAGCCTTGGCCACAGTGCTGGAGACGAACTGCTGAAAACCGTCGCCCAGCGCATGCAGGAATGCGTACGCCGTACCGACACGGTCGTGCGACTGGGTGGCGACGAGTTTGTGATCATCCTGTTCGACCAGCCCTCAGACCTCGACGGTGTTACTCCGGCCCTGCACAAAATCCAGGAAGCCATCCTGCGGCCGATTCAGCTCAGCGGGCATACACTGCACGTCACCTGCAGCATGGGGTTGGCCACCTACCCTGCCGACGGCAGCGATACCGACACGTTGCTCAGCAACGCGGACGCTGCCATGTACCGGGCCAAGGAACTGGGTCGCAACAGTTACCAGTTCTATACCAGCGAGATGAATAACAAGGTCCAGGGCAAGCTCGTCATGCAAGACGGGCTTCGAAACGCACTCAACCATGACGAGTTCCTGCTGCTGTACCAGCCCCAGGTGGATTTGCGGTCTGGTCAGATTATCGGCGTAGAGGCACTGATCCGCTGGCAACACCCCGAGCTCGGCATGGTGTCTCCCATCAAGTTCATTCCGCAGGCCGAGGAGACCGGGTTGATCGTGCCGATCGGCGACTGGGTGATTCATACCGCATGCAGACAGAACAAGGCCTGGCAGGATGCGGGCTGGCCGCCAATCACCATGTCGGTGAATATTTCTGCACGCCAGTTCGTCGAAAGGGATCTGATCGAGCGGGTGATGCACGCCTTGCAAGAAACCGGACTGAACCCGAAGTACCTCGAGCTGGAGCTGACCGAAAGCCTGATCATGCAAGACCTTCAGCAGGCCATCAGCAAAATGAAGGAACTGCAAGCGATGGGCATCAGCCTCTCGATCGACGACTTCGGCACTGGCTACTCCAGCCTCGCAGCCCTGAAAAGCTTTCCGATCGCGAGACTCAAGATCGACCAGTCATTCGTGCGCGACCTGCCCGACAACGAGAACGACAAAGCCATCGCCACCGCGGTGATTTCGTTGGGGCACACACTGAACCTGAAGGTCATTGCCGAAGGTGTCGAAACCGAAGAGCAGCAAACCTTCCTGCGTGAAAACGGTTGCGATGAAATTCAGGGCCACGTGTTCAGTACTGCGGTCTGCGCAGAGGAAATCAGCCTGTTATTGCGTACGCCCCGTTCACCTCAACCGAGTCGCATGGCGAGCCCTGACTCGGTGAAGCGAAAACGCGATGCAAATCGCCCAAGCAGCCCAATATCCAGGCATTGA
- a CDS encoding putative hydro-lyase, with protein MNQPALSFEQLQRSTPQALRQSIAAGHYQGHTSGLGQGRVQANIVILPSDWANEFLRYCTINRQACPLLDITEPGDPYFRHLGTAIDIRHDVPRYRVYRHGELSEEPLDIEHLWQDDLVAFAIGCSFSFEQPLLDAGIPLKHIDLGRNVAMYQTNIDTRPTARLGGKLVVSMRPMKAAAAIQAIQITARMPNVHGAPVHIGDPSLIGIHTLDTPDYGDAVPIEADEIPVFWACGVTPQSVVQASRPPLCITHAPGCMLVTDLCNSAL; from the coding sequence ATGAATCAACCCGCCCTGTCCTTCGAACAACTGCAGCGCAGCACTCCTCAGGCCCTGCGCCAAAGCATCGCCGCCGGGCACTATCAGGGTCACACCAGCGGCCTGGGCCAAGGCCGGGTGCAAGCCAATATCGTGATTTTGCCCAGTGACTGGGCCAATGAGTTTCTCAGGTATTGCACCATCAATCGTCAAGCCTGCCCGCTGCTCGACATTACCGAACCGGGCGATCCTTATTTCCGCCATCTCGGAACAGCCATTGATATTCGCCACGACGTGCCCCGATACAGGGTTTATCGCCATGGCGAACTGAGCGAAGAACCGCTGGATATCGAGCACCTTTGGCAGGATGACCTGGTGGCCTTCGCCATCGGCTGCTCGTTCTCCTTCGAACAACCGCTGCTGGATGCCGGCATCCCCCTCAAGCACATCGATCTGGGCCGCAATGTCGCCATGTACCAGACCAACATCGACACGCGCCCCACCGCTCGCCTCGGCGGCAAATTGGTAGTCAGCATGCGACCGATGAAAGCCGCTGCCGCCATCCAGGCCATTCAGATCACCGCACGCATGCCCAACGTCCACGGCGCACCCGTGCACATCGGCGATCCGTCGCTGATCGGCATCCACACGCTCGACACCCCGGACTACGGCGACGCCGTCCCCATTGAAGCTGACGAAATACCGGTGTTCTGGGCCTGCGGTGTGACCCCTCAATCGGTGGTGCAGGCCTCACGCCCGCCACTGTGCATCACCCATGCCCCCGGTTGCATGCTAGTGACGGATTTGTGCAACAGCGCTTTGTAA
- a CDS encoding OprD family porin: MTVHVPSKAVRTCPFNGYASAGTLLGLGLLCAPAAQADFVADSKGSLEARNFYFNRDFRQDGSRDKAEEWAQGFLLRMESGYTAGTFGFGLDVLGMAGFKLDSGGGTAGTNLLPPDLSGGSQDRYGESGLTGKMRVSNSTLKFGTLQIKDPVVSSNDTRLLPSTFKGGLVNVQEIDRLKLTAGQLTQINFVDSTDYQDMTANRIGGQSDKFQFAGADYQFLPNLTAQYRYGQLENIYQQNYFGLVHTLDLGSGQSLKSDVRYARSTEDGNFRDIDNQAFGALFTYSLGGHALGLGYQRMSGDDPFAYIGRSDPYLVNFVQIGDFANIDEHSWQARYDYNFVALGVPGLTFMTRYISGDNVQRTAPGEGKEWERNTDIAYVVQDGSLKGLGLKWRNASVRSNFGNDLDENRLIVSYTVALW, encoded by the coding sequence ATGACTGTCCACGTGCCTTCAAAAGCGGTGCGCACCTGCCCATTCAACGGGTACGCCTCGGCTGGCACATTGCTCGGCCTGGGTCTGCTCTGTGCGCCGGCCGCTCAGGCGGATTTCGTAGCGGACAGCAAAGGCAGCCTGGAAGCGCGCAACTTCTACTTCAACCGCGATTTTCGCCAGGACGGTTCGCGCGACAAGGCCGAGGAATGGGCCCAGGGTTTTCTGTTGCGGATGGAGTCGGGTTACACCGCCGGCACGTTCGGTTTCGGCCTGGATGTTTTGGGCATGGCCGGTTTCAAACTGGACTCCGGTGGCGGGACGGCGGGGACTAATCTGTTGCCACCGGATTTGTCCGGCGGCTCACAGGATCGCTATGGCGAGTCAGGCCTGACGGGCAAAATGCGCGTGTCCAACAGCACCCTGAAATTCGGGACGTTGCAGATCAAGGACCCGGTGGTGAGCTCCAACGATACCCGTCTGTTGCCGAGCACGTTCAAGGGCGGGCTGGTGAATGTGCAGGAAATCGATCGCTTGAAGCTCACGGCCGGTCAGCTCACGCAGATCAACTTTGTCGACTCCACCGACTATCAAGACATGACCGCCAACCGCATCGGCGGGCAAAGCGACAAGTTTCAGTTTGCCGGGGCGGACTATCAGTTCCTGCCGAACCTGACCGCGCAGTACCGCTACGGCCAGCTGGAAAACATCTACCAGCAAAATTACTTCGGGCTGGTGCACACGCTGGACCTGGGCTCCGGGCAGTCGCTCAAGAGCGACGTGCGCTATGCGCGCAGCACCGAAGACGGCAACTTTCGTGATATCGACAACCAGGCCTTCGGCGCGCTGTTCACCTACAGCCTGGGCGGCCATGCGCTGGGCCTTGGCTATCAGCGCATGAGTGGCGACGATCCGTTTGCGTATATCGGGCGTAGCGATCCGTACCTGGTCAACTTCGTGCAAATTGGTGATTTCGCCAACATCGACGAACATTCCTGGCAAGCGCGCTACGACTACAACTTTGTTGCACTCGGCGTGCCGGGATTGACCTTCATGACGCGCTACATCTCTGGCGACAATGTGCAACGCACTGCGCCAGGTGAAGGCAAGGAATGGGAGCGCAACACCGACATCGCTTACGTGGTGCAGGACGGTTCATTGAAGGGGCTGGGCCTCAAATGGCGTAACGCGTCAGTGCGTTCGAACTTCGGTAATGACCTGGATGAGAATCGCTTGATCGTTAGCTATACCGTGGCGTTGTGGTAG
- a CDS encoding RtcB family protein: MQAHTYQLLEVANGKPIKLWTEGVPVEHEARQQLMNTARMPFIFKHLAVMPDVHLGKGSTIGSVIPTVGAIIPAAVGVDIGCGMIAACTSLTASDLPDNLHGLRCAIEKAVPHGRTIGRGVRDKGAWDSVPREADRAWAALEPRFKAITDKYPKLANTNNRGHLGTLGSGNHFVEVCLDETDRVWFMLHSGSRGVGNAIGNLFIQMAQADMRLHLANLPDRDLAYFKEGSRHFNDYVEAVGWAQDFARQNRALMMQAVIQATRKVINKPFEAALEAVNCHHNYVQKERHFGQEILVTRKGAVSAKKGELGIIPGSMGAKSFIVRGLGNEESFCSCSHGAGRTMSRTKAKSLFTVEDQIRATAHVECRKDAAVIDEIPMAYKDIDHVMHAQRELVEVLHTLRQVVCVKG; encoded by the coding sequence ATGCAAGCCCATACCTATCAACTGCTGGAAGTCGCCAACGGCAAACCGATCAAGCTGTGGACCGAAGGCGTCCCGGTAGAACACGAAGCCAGACAGCAATTGATGAACACCGCCAGGATGCCGTTCATCTTCAAGCACCTGGCCGTGATGCCCGACGTACACCTGGGCAAGGGCTCGACCATCGGCAGCGTCATTCCCACGGTCGGCGCGATCATTCCAGCCGCTGTCGGAGTGGATATCGGCTGCGGGATGATCGCCGCGTGCACCTCGCTGACCGCCAGTGATTTACCCGACAACCTGCATGGCTTGCGTTGCGCGATCGAGAAAGCGGTGCCCCATGGCCGCACCATTGGGCGCGGCGTTCGGGACAAGGGCGCCTGGGACAGTGTTCCGCGTGAGGCGGACCGGGCCTGGGCGGCACTGGAACCCCGGTTCAAGGCGATCACCGACAAGTACCCGAAACTCGCCAACACCAACAACCGTGGGCACTTGGGCACGCTGGGTAGCGGAAACCACTTCGTCGAGGTGTGCCTGGATGAAACCGACCGGGTCTGGTTCATGCTGCACAGCGGTTCCCGTGGTGTCGGCAACGCTATCGGCAACCTGTTCATTCAAATGGCACAGGCGGACATGCGTCTGCACCTCGCCAACCTGCCGGACCGTGACCTGGCTTACTTTAAAGAGGGCAGCCGACATTTCAATGACTACGTCGAAGCGGTCGGTTGGGCCCAGGACTTCGCCAGGCAGAACCGTGCATTGATGATGCAAGCGGTGATTCAGGCGACCCGAAAAGTGATCAACAAGCCTTTTGAGGCGGCGCTGGAAGCGGTGAATTGCCATCACAACTACGTGCAGAAAGAGCGGCATTTTGGTCAGGAAATCCTGGTCACCCGCAAAGGCGCGGTATCGGCCAAGAAGGGCGAGTTGGGGATTATCCCGGGGTCGATGGGGGCGAAAAGCTTCATCGTTCGCGGGCTGGGTAACGAGGAATCGTTCTGCTCCTGCAGCCACGGCGCCGGCCGCACCATGAGTCGTACCAAGGCGAAAAGCCTGTTTACCGTCGAAGACCAGATCCGTGCCACCGCCCACGTGGAGTGTCGCAAGGATGCTGCCGTCATCGATGAAATTCCGATGGCCTACAAAGACATCGACCACGTCATGCACGCCCAGCGCGAGCTGGTGGAAGTGCTGCACACCTTGCGTCAGGTGGTGTGCGTAAAAGGATAG
- a CDS encoding TOBE domain-containing protein — MTIKAINVRNQFKGVIKEIVTGEVVSEIDVQTASGIVTSVITTRSVRDLELKVGSEVIAFVKSTEVSIAKL; from the coding sequence ATGACCATCAAAGCGATCAACGTCCGCAACCAGTTCAAGGGTGTCATCAAGGAAATCGTGACAGGCGAGGTGGTCTCCGAAATCGATGTGCAAACCGCCTCCGGCATCGTCACCTCGGTGATCACCACCCGTTCAGTGCGTGATCTTGAATTGAAAGTGGGGAGCGAGGTGATTGCCTTCGTCAAATCCACTGAAGTCTCGATCGCCAAGCTCTGA
- a CDS encoding substrate-binding domain-containing protein, whose translation MIQAQEIVSRATLEAVRWSGPESGPQVLRGKSIAFVAEDLRNGGIVGVAQGAREAAKAMGWTLKIFDGAGSSTGRAKAFSDALAAKPDGLILCGSDALENKAALALFAKRDVPVVAWHAGARPGPIDGTPVAMNVTTDPLEVARLTAMAAVAQSNGRAGVVILTDSKYSIAMAKAKAMENVIRGCRECTLLEVRDVAISESGEKMPVITKELLQRFGKRWTHTLAINDIYFDYSIASLTNAAIPSDGISLLSAGDGSASAFLRIQAKTYQTVTVAEPLNLHGWQVMDELNRLFAGQPVSGFVAPIHLVNADNIAFDGGKKFQYDPDNGYRDIYRHQWNP comes from the coding sequence GTGATCCAAGCGCAGGAAATCGTTTCCAGAGCCACCCTCGAAGCCGTGCGCTGGAGCGGCCCTGAATCCGGCCCGCAAGTCCTGCGCGGCAAGAGCATCGCCTTTGTCGCAGAAGATTTGCGCAACGGAGGCATTGTCGGTGTCGCGCAAGGCGCTCGCGAGGCAGCCAAGGCGATGGGCTGGACGCTGAAGATATTCGATGGCGCCGGATCATCGACCGGGCGCGCAAAGGCCTTTTCCGATGCCCTGGCAGCGAAACCCGACGGCTTGATTCTGTGCGGCTCCGACGCCCTTGAGAACAAGGCGGCGCTGGCCCTCTTCGCCAAGAGGGATGTGCCGGTGGTTGCCTGGCACGCCGGGGCACGGCCCGGGCCGATTGACGGCACACCGGTGGCCATGAACGTCACGACCGACCCGCTCGAAGTGGCCCGCCTCACGGCCATGGCGGCAGTGGCACAGTCGAACGGACGCGCCGGCGTGGTCATCCTGACCGACTCCAAGTACAGCATCGCCATGGCGAAAGCCAAGGCCATGGAAAACGTCATTCGGGGCTGTCGGGAATGTACATTGCTGGAAGTGCGCGATGTCGCGATTTCCGAAAGTGGCGAGAAGATGCCGGTGATCACCAAGGAGCTGCTTCAGCGCTTTGGCAAGCGCTGGACCCATACGCTGGCCATCAACGATATCTATTTCGATTACTCGATTGCCTCATTGACCAACGCCGCCATACCCAGCGACGGCATCAGCCTGTTGTCTGCCGGTGATGGCAGTGCCTCGGCTTTCTTGCGCATCCAGGCAAAGACCTACCAGACCGTCACCGTGGCCGAGCCGCTCAACCTGCATGGCTGGCAAGTGATGGATGAACTGAACCGGCTGTTTGCAGGTCAGCCAGTGAGCGGCTTCGTCGCGCCGATTCACCTGGTCAATGCCGACAATATTGCCTTCGACGGCGGAAAGAAATTCCAGTACGACCCTGACAATGGCTATCGAGACATCTATCGCCACCAATGGAATCCCTGA
- a CDS encoding LysR family transcriptional regulator → MNLKFLETFVWVARLQSFSLTAEKMFSTQAAISSRIAALEDELGLRLFVRDSRGVSLTPEGLKVLDYAEQMLEVQRALKHSLDNTSPQQGLVRIGVMDTVIHTWLSPLMSTLMQTFPAVEIEITADAARNLCEQLQKGYLDIVFQTDLIRHESVRNLELAHYPMHWIAASNSIYARPYASLTEMAGERIITFVKHSRPHQDVLNLLHAHGIGAPRVSCVNSVSAMTRLIRDGFGIGALPAALVAKPLASGELIQLDPGSRLPQLDVVASWRAGVGLELIENIVEMSRQVVCQYAADVGPLLMVAAPGLDSRRPPE, encoded by the coding sequence ATGAACCTCAAATTCCTCGAAACCTTCGTCTGGGTCGCCCGCTTGCAAAGCTTCAGCCTGACCGCCGAGAAAATGTTCAGCACGCAGGCAGCGATCTCCAGCCGGATCGCCGCGCTGGAAGACGAACTGGGCCTGCGCCTGTTCGTGCGCGATTCACGCGGGGTGTCGCTGACGCCCGAAGGTCTCAAGGTGCTCGACTACGCCGAGCAGATGCTCGAGGTTCAGCGCGCACTGAAACACTCGCTGGACAACACCAGCCCGCAACAGGGGCTGGTGCGCATCGGCGTGATGGACACGGTGATTCACACCTGGCTCAGCCCGTTGATGTCGACCCTGATGCAGACCTTCCCCGCCGTGGAAATCGAGATCACTGCCGACGCCGCGCGCAATCTCTGCGAGCAATTGCAAAAGGGCTATCTGGACATCGTTTTCCAGACGGACCTGATCCGCCACGAAAGCGTGCGCAACCTCGAACTGGCGCACTACCCCATGCACTGGATCGCCGCCAGCAACTCGATCTACGCCCGACCTTATGCCTCGCTCACCGAGATGGCCGGCGAGCGGATCATCACCTTCGTCAAACATTCACGACCGCATCAGGATGTGCTCAACCTGTTGCACGCCCATGGCATCGGCGCACCGCGTGTCAGTTGCGTCAACTCGGTGTCCGCCATGACCCGGCTGATTCGTGACGGCTTCGGTATTGGCGCCTTGCCCGCGGCACTGGTGGCCAAACCGCTGGCCAGCGGCGAGCTGATTCAGCTGGACCCCGGCAGCCGCTTGCCGCAACTGGACGTCGTGGCCTCGTGGCGCGCGGGGGTCGGACTGGAACTGATCGAGAACATCGTCGAGATGAGCCGCCAGGTGGTCTGCCAATACGCGGCGGATGTCGGGCCGTTACTCATGGTGGCGGCGCCCGGCCTCGACAGCCGACGGCCCCCTGAATAA
- a CDS encoding ABC transporter ATP-binding protein: MLRAFEQKLDPFPPDEVPPPPEGLARFLWACTRGARGYILAFALLSAGVSIYEAWLFSFLGQVVDLLSTWQAGGDAAAQESRVLWGMGIVMVASIGLVALRTMVQHQILAINLPLRLRWDFHRLMLRQSLSFFSDEFSGRVTTKVMQTALAVRDVLFTLIEIAPGIGVYFIAIIALAGGFALKLMLPFIAWLVLFGLAMLYFVPRLGKVGQEQAHARSSMTGRISDAYTNITTVKLFSHSNREAHFARAAMEDFKQTGFRQMRLVSQFEIVNQALVVALLMAAGGYALWLWHLGEVGTGAVAAITAMALRINGMSHWIMWQMTSLFESIGTVQDGMATLTRGPKVQDAPDAGVLVTAGGAVTFDNVSFNYNGERQVLDGLSLNIRPGEKIGLVGRSGAGKSTLINLLLRFYDVDGGQIRIDGQDIAHVTQDSLRSAIGMVTQDTSLLHRSIGDNIAYGRPDASDAQIRSAAINAQADEFISQLSDRQGHTGYDTLVGERGIKLSGGQRQRIAIARVMLKNAPILLLDEATSALDSEVEVAIQESLDEMMKGKTVIAIAHRLSTIAAMDRLIVMDDGRIVEQGTHTELLARNGIYARLWHHQSGGFLGEDREMTEVMDQV, encoded by the coding sequence ATGCTTCGCGCATTTGAACAAAAACTCGACCCCTTCCCGCCCGACGAGGTGCCGCCGCCACCCGAGGGCCTGGCTCGGTTCCTGTGGGCATGCACACGGGGCGCCCGCGGCTATATTCTCGCGTTTGCGCTGCTCAGTGCCGGGGTGTCGATCTACGAAGCCTGGCTGTTTTCTTTCCTCGGTCAGGTCGTGGATCTGCTCTCGACCTGGCAAGCCGGTGGTGATGCGGCAGCGCAGGAAAGTCGCGTGTTGTGGGGGATGGGCATCGTCATGGTGGCCAGCATCGGGCTGGTGGCGTTGCGGACCATGGTGCAGCACCAGATATTGGCGATCAATCTGCCGTTGCGGCTGCGTTGGGACTTCCATCGCCTGATGCTGCGGCAAAGTCTTTCGTTCTTTTCCGATGAGTTCTCCGGCCGGGTCACCACCAAGGTGATGCAGACTGCGCTGGCGGTGCGCGACGTGCTGTTCACCCTTATCGAGATCGCACCCGGCATCGGGGTGTATTTCATCGCGATCATCGCGCTGGCCGGCGGCTTCGCCCTGAAACTGATGCTGCCCTTCATTGCCTGGCTCGTGTTGTTCGGCCTGGCCATGCTCTACTTCGTGCCCCGCTTGGGGAAAGTCGGGCAGGAACAGGCCCATGCGCGCTCCTCGATGACCGGACGTATCTCAGACGCCTACACCAACATCACGACAGTGAAGCTGTTCTCCCATTCCAATCGTGAAGCGCACTTCGCGCGCGCGGCCATGGAGGATTTCAAGCAGACCGGTTTTCGCCAGATGCGCCTGGTCAGCCAATTCGAGATCGTCAACCAGGCATTGGTGGTGGCGTTGCTCATGGCCGCCGGCGGTTATGCACTTTGGCTGTGGCACCTGGGCGAAGTCGGCACAGGTGCGGTGGCGGCAATTACCGCCATGGCGTTGCGTATCAATGGCATGTCGCACTGGATCATGTGGCAAATGACCTCGCTGTTCGAGAGCATCGGCACTGTGCAAGATGGCATGGCAACCCTGACCCGCGGCCCCAAGGTGCAGGATGCGCCGGACGCGGGCGTGCTGGTGACCGCTGGCGGGGCGGTAACTTTCGACAATGTGAGCTTCAACTACAATGGCGAACGCCAGGTGCTCGATGGCTTGAGCCTGAACATTCGCCCGGGCGAAAAAATCGGCCTGGTAGGCCGCTCGGGCGCGGGCAAATCCACGCTTATCAACTTGCTGCTGCGCTTTTATGACGTCGACGGCGGGCAGATTCGCATTGACGGGCAAGACATTGCGCACGTGACACAAGACAGTCTGCGCAGCGCGATCGGCATGGTCACCCAGGATACTTCCCTGCTGCACCGTTCCATTGGCGACAACATCGCCTACGGCCGACCCGATGCCAGCGACGCACAGATCCGCAGTGCCGCGATCAATGCCCAGGCCGATGAGTTCATCAGCCAACTGAGTGACCGCCAAGGTCATACCGGCTACGACACCTTGGTGGGCGAGCGTGGCATCAAGCTTTCCGGCGGCCAGCGCCAGCGCATCGCCATTGCCCGGGTGATGCTCAAGAACGCTCCGATCCTGCTACTTGACGAGGCTACCAGCGCGCTGGATTCGGAAGTCGAAGTGGCCATTCAGGAAAGCCTCGATGAAATGATGAAGGGCAAAACCGTCATCGCCATCGCCCATCGGCTGTCCACGATCGCGGCGATGGATCGACTGATTGTCATGGATGATGGACGCATCGTCGAACAGGGCACCCACACTGAACTGCTTGCCAGGAACGGTATCTACGCGCGGCTGTGGCACCATCAGAGTGGCGGATTCCTGGGTGAGGACCGGGAGATGACCGAGGTTATGGACCAGGTATGA